From a single Labrenzia sp. PHM005 genomic region:
- a CDS encoding sugar ABC transporter substrate-binding protein, which translates to MRSTLKSLMLAAAVVAAPLISASVASAEGEKYILVSHAPDSDSWWNTIKNGIALAGEQMNVDVEYRNPPTGDLADMARIIEQAAASGPNGIITTLSDPSVLSGPIKDAVASGIDVIIMNSGTPEQAREVGALMYVGQPEYDAGHAAGLRAKGDGVKSFLCVNHYISSPSSSERCQGFADGLGVELGSQMIDSGQDPAEIKNRVLAYLNANPDTDAILTLGPTSADPTLLALDENGMAGDIYFGTFDLGENIVEGIKAGTINWGIDQQPFLQAYLPVVVMTNYHRFGVLPGNNINSGPGFVTKDGLTLVEKFAGEYR; encoded by the coding sequence ATGAGATCTACTCTTAAGTCGCTGATGTTGGCCGCTGCTGTTGTGGCTGCACCGCTGATCAGCGCGTCCGTCGCCTCGGCGGAAGGCGAAAAATACATTCTTGTCAGCCACGCTCCGGACAGCGACAGCTGGTGGAATACAATTAAAAACGGCATTGCCCTCGCGGGTGAACAAATGAATGTCGACGTCGAATACCGCAATCCGCCGACGGGCGATTTGGCGGATATGGCCCGCATCATTGAACAAGCTGCTGCGTCCGGACCAAATGGCATTATCACCACCTTGTCAGATCCGAGCGTTTTGTCCGGACCGATCAAGGATGCTGTGGCGTCCGGTATCGACGTTATCATCATGAACTCAGGCACGCCTGAACAGGCGCGCGAAGTCGGTGCTTTGATGTATGTCGGGCAGCCGGAATATGACGCCGGGCATGCTGCTGGTCTTCGTGCAAAGGGCGATGGCGTAAAGAGCTTCTTGTGTGTGAACCACTACATCAGCTCTCCGTCTTCTTCAGAGCGCTGCCAGGGGTTTGCAGACGGTCTTGGCGTTGAACTGGGCAGCCAGATGATCGACAGCGGTCAGGATCCGGCCGAAATCAAGAACCGGGTACTGGCCTATCTCAATGCCAATCCGGACACCGATGCGATTTTGACACTCGGTCCGACCAGCGCCGATCCGACTCTGCTGGCGTTGGATGAAAACGGCATGGCCGGCGATATCTATTTCGGCACCTTCGATCTTGGCGAAAACATCGTTGAGGGCATCAAGGCTGGAACGATCAACTGGGGCATCGACCAACAACCGTTCCTTCAGGCCTACCTGCCGGTCGTCGTGATGACGAACTACCATCGTTTTGGGGTTCTGCCGGGCAACAACATCAACTCTGGTCCAGGGTTCGTCACCAAAGACGGCCTGACGCTGGTTGAAAAATTCGCCGGCGAATACCGCTAA
- a CDS encoding S9 family peptidase, with the protein MEPITRHLIDRGDGASVELFQAHPAGAVPCGAVLFVHGNQGGRLIGAKEIAEKGALTRFASGLNITAAAVSQPGFGSSCGPADFCGPITQKAIIAALNFLKKQPSVDPAQLVLYGHSRGAIAAAIVATQVFDLRAVILSSGVYDLKEVYHQSSRGIRRAIEIEAGLSEEAFLARSARFHADKIRAETLLLHGRYDDRAPLSQAEAMSDALIEAGSNAMLKIFDSGHELPRKEVQAALRPFLQDVFLKEPTVH; encoded by the coding sequence ATGGAGCCAATCACACGACACCTGATAGACCGGGGTGATGGCGCGTCTGTCGAACTGTTTCAGGCTCACCCCGCTGGCGCTGTACCGTGTGGTGCTGTTTTGTTCGTTCACGGCAATCAAGGCGGCCGCCTTATTGGCGCAAAGGAAATTGCCGAGAAGGGGGCGCTCACACGGTTCGCTTCCGGGTTGAACATAACTGCGGCCGCTGTGTCGCAACCGGGTTTCGGTTCTTCTTGCGGGCCGGCAGATTTCTGTGGTCCGATAACTCAGAAGGCGATCATTGCAGCCCTGAATTTCCTGAAAAAACAGCCGTCTGTTGATCCTGCGCAGCTGGTACTATACGGCCACAGCCGGGGCGCGATCGCGGCAGCCATTGTCGCTACTCAAGTCTTTGACTTGCGGGCGGTTATTCTTTCCAGCGGTGTTTATGATCTGAAAGAGGTTTATCACCAAAGTTCGAGAGGTATCCGGCGTGCCATAGAAATCGAAGCGGGATTGTCGGAAGAAGCATTCCTGGCGCGATCGGCTCGCTTTCATGCAGATAAGATCCGGGCAGAAACCCTTCTCTTACACGGACGCTATGATGACCGGGCGCCCTTATCCCAAGCAGAGGCCATGTCTGATGCGCTCATCGAAGCTGGTTCTAATGCGATGCTCAAGATCTTCGACAGTGGACATGAGTTGCCTCGAAAGGAAGTTCAGGCAGCGCTTCGGCCTTTCCTGCAAGATGTCTTTTTAAAGGAGCCAACGGTTCACTGA
- a CDS encoding class II fructose-bisphosphate aldolase gives MTLATLAAVLQPALKNGYAVAGLVTLGWEDMRAYVAAADAEGVPVILQAGPSCRAHTPLPILGKMFRHLADTASVPVVAHLDHGYTFEDCQEALDSGFTSLMYDGSQKPLSQNIDETGRIAEMAHAAGISCEGEIGFVGYAEGATSKGTDPEEARKFAEATGVDAMAISVGNVHLQENKEGGLEEERIRAIEAVTDVPLVIHGGSGVPSAQRRKLATGSKICKFNIGTELRKVFGTALRDAVNRNPDRFDRVAILSEIHDPLAAATRVVLRDFGRSVPAAQ, from the coding sequence ATGACCCTGGCAACGCTTGCAGCTGTGCTGCAACCGGCATTGAAAAACGGTTATGCGGTTGCCGGCCTTGTCACACTTGGCTGGGAGGATATGCGCGCTTATGTGGCCGCAGCAGACGCGGAAGGAGTTCCGGTCATTTTGCAGGCAGGCCCCTCTTGCCGCGCGCATACGCCCCTGCCGATCCTGGGTAAAATGTTCCGCCACCTGGCGGACACCGCCAGCGTTCCGGTCGTTGCGCATCTCGATCACGGCTACACCTTTGAAGACTGCCAGGAGGCCCTCGACAGCGGCTTTACATCGCTGATGTATGACGGTTCCCAAAAACCGCTTTCGCAGAACATTGACGAAACTGGTCGGATCGCAGAAATGGCCCACGCTGCGGGCATTTCCTGCGAAGGTGAAATCGGCTTTGTTGGCTATGCAGAAGGCGCAACCTCAAAGGGGACGGATCCGGAAGAAGCCCGAAAGTTTGCCGAAGCGACAGGGGTCGACGCCATGGCGATTTCCGTCGGCAATGTGCATCTTCAAGAAAACAAGGAAGGCGGCTTGGAGGAGGAGCGCATCCGGGCCATTGAAGCTGTCACGGATGTGCCGCTCGTCATTCATGGCGGCTCCGGGGTTCCGTCCGCTCAACGGCGCAAACTCGCCACCGGATCCAAAATCTGCAAGTTCAACATCGGGACCGAACTGCGGAAAGTTTTTGGGACCGCGCTGAGAGATGCGGTCAATCGCAATCCAGACCGGTTTGACCGGGTAGCGATACTCTCTGAAATCCACGATCCACTGGCGGCCGCAACGCGTGTGGTCTTGCGTGATTTTGGGAGATCCGTCCCGGCTGCTCAGTGA
- a CDS encoding Gfo/Idh/MocA family protein → MTRLNWGMIGGGEGSQIGPAHRLGAGLDGDFTFAAGALDHRPEAGRDYGQRLGLAADRAYGDWREMLDGERGREDRIDLVTVATPNATHFEITKAFLEAGFHVLCEKPMTMTVDEGEEIVKIAKATGNICAVNYGYTGYSLVRHMKAMVARGDLGKIRLVKAEFAHGHHADAEDADNPRVRWRYDPAQAGVSAQFADCGIHALHMASFVTGQEVERLSADTVSCISSRELEDDAMVNFRMDGGAVGRLWTSSVAIGRQHGLTLQVFGEKGGLRWSQEQPNQLYWMPLNGRLETIERGEGSLSPEADRTSRVTIGHAEGMPLAFANIYKDLAEAIRARKEGRAMDPAADLYPRAEDGLRSMAAVFAVAESGKTEGRWTDARPRMFR, encoded by the coding sequence ATGACACGATTGAATTGGGGGATGATCGGTGGCGGTGAAGGCAGCCAGATCGGTCCAGCTCACAGGTTGGGTGCCGGACTTGACGGCGATTTTACCTTTGCTGCGGGCGCACTCGATCACCGGCCCGAAGCTGGACGGGACTACGGGCAGCGTCTTGGCCTTGCCGCAGACCGGGCCTATGGAGATTGGCGGGAGATGCTGGACGGCGAGCGGGGCCGGGAGGATCGGATAGATCTAGTCACCGTAGCGACCCCCAATGCGACCCACTTCGAAATCACCAAGGCATTTCTCGAAGCCGGATTTCATGTCCTTTGCGAAAAACCGATGACGATGACGGTCGATGAGGGCGAGGAAATCGTCAAGATCGCAAAAGCCACCGGAAACATCTGCGCAGTTAATTACGGCTACACAGGCTATTCGCTCGTCCGGCATATGAAGGCGATGGTCGCGCGGGGCGATCTTGGAAAGATCCGTTTGGTCAAAGCAGAGTTTGCTCATGGGCATCATGCAGATGCTGAAGATGCCGACAATCCGCGGGTGCGCTGGCGCTATGATCCGGCACAGGCCGGTGTTTCAGCGCAATTTGCCGACTGCGGCATTCATGCGCTTCATATGGCGTCCTTTGTGACGGGGCAAGAAGTTGAGCGGCTATCAGCGGACACTGTGTCCTGCATTTCCAGCCGCGAGTTGGAAGACGATGCGATGGTCAACTTCCGCATGGATGGCGGTGCTGTCGGCCGGCTCTGGACATCGTCGGTCGCGATCGGGCGTCAGCATGGATTGACGCTCCAGGTTTTTGGCGAAAAAGGCGGCCTTCGCTGGTCGCAGGAGCAGCCGAACCAGCTCTATTGGATGCCGCTCAATGGGCGCCTGGAAACAATAGAACGGGGTGAGGGGAGCTTGTCGCCGGAAGCCGACAGAACGTCCCGTGTCACCATCGGTCACGCCGAAGGCATGCCGCTCGCCTTTGCCAACATTTATAAGGATCTGGCTGAGGCGATCCGGGCGCGCAAAGAGGGGCGCGCGATGGATCCGGCTGCAGATCTTTACCCGCGCGCAGAAGATGGATTGCGATCCATGGCTGCGGTCTTTGCGGTGGCTGAAAGCGGCAAGACGGAGGGACGCTGGACGGACGCCCGCCCGCGGATGTTCCGCTAG
- a CDS encoding TIM barrel protein — protein MSIRIGNAPCSWGVEFPDDLRNPPWKQVLKECAEAGYKGIELGPVGYMPEDPAVLAEALAEQDLELIGGVVFRPFHDPEAWDNVLDGTHRTGKALRAHGAKHMVLIDSISPRRAPTAGRPEEAEQMDAAEWAAYKDRIAEAARIGTEEYGLTVGIHAHAAGFMDFEPELERLLNEVDEKHLKICFDTGHHSYAGFDPVAFMERHINRISYMHFKDIDPSVKAGVVANRTGFYDACGQGIFCNLGEGDVDFPKVRQILLDNGFEGWCTVEQDCDPTLDVSPIDDARVNREYLESIGFK, from the coding sequence ATGAGCATCCGTATCGGCAATGCACCCTGTTCCTGGGGTGTTGAGTTTCCTGATGATCTGCGCAATCCGCCTTGGAAGCAGGTGCTTAAAGAGTGCGCTGAGGCCGGCTACAAGGGGATAGAGCTGGGGCCTGTCGGCTACATGCCGGAAGATCCGGCGGTGCTGGCTGAGGCCCTGGCAGAACAGGACTTGGAGCTCATTGGCGGAGTGGTTTTCCGTCCGTTCCATGATCCGGAGGCCTGGGACAACGTCTTGGACGGGACCCACCGGACTGGCAAAGCGCTGAGGGCTCATGGGGCAAAGCATATGGTGCTGATCGATTCCATTTCCCCGCGCCGTGCGCCGACGGCTGGCCGTCCGGAAGAGGCAGAACAAATGGATGCGGCGGAATGGGCCGCCTACAAAGACCGAATTGCAGAAGCGGCCCGCATCGGTACCGAAGAATATGGACTGACTGTCGGTATTCACGCTCACGCAGCTGGTTTCATGGATTTCGAGCCGGAGTTGGAGCGGCTGCTTAATGAGGTCGATGAAAAACATCTAAAAATCTGTTTTGACACGGGTCATCACTCCTATGCCGGATTTGACCCTGTCGCGTTTATGGAGCGCCACATCAACCGCATTTCCTACATGCATTTCAAAGATATAGACCCCAGTGTGAAGGCGGGTGTCGTTGCCAACCGGACGGGGTTTTATGACGCTTGCGGACAGGGGATCTTCTGCAATCTCGGCGAAGGTGATGTTGATTTTCCAAAAGTCCGTCAGATCCTGCTGGATAATGGTTTTGAAGGCTGGTGCACGGTGGAACAGGACTGTGATCCGACACTCGATGTCTCTCCGATCGACGATGCGCGGGTGAACCGTGAATATCTGGAATCCATCGGATTCAAATAA
- the iolC gene encoding 5-dehydro-2-deoxygluconokinase produces MLLDAIAQNNFVVVGRAGIDFYTDAGVRAEDAERVSVGLGGSAANIAAGICKLGGQAALVTRVSDDSVGSYCTGQLNHYGVNTDHVTPVGGEYRNSLAFYESVVDGHRNVIYRNGAADFQMDSEDVSKVDYSAFGALITAGTVFAAEPSRSASFKAFDLAKEQGLPIIFDVDYRPYSWPSAEVAADVLSRAAAQSDMIVGNDEEFGFMAGSYDKGLDKARDLARTTASLVIYKMGEHGAITISREEEFKTGIYPVDALKPNGAGDSFMSGLMTSIADGHSLKDSVLRGSACASIVVAKPGCAPAMPNPSELEKFLSSHPGPTSV; encoded by the coding sequence ATGCTTCTGGACGCAATTGCTCAAAACAACTTCGTCGTCGTCGGGCGTGCCGGGATCGATTTTTACACCGATGCCGGGGTTCGGGCTGAAGACGCGGAGCGGGTCAGTGTCGGACTTGGCGGGTCCGCAGCCAATATTGCTGCCGGGATTTGCAAACTTGGCGGCCAGGCCGCGCTGGTCACCCGGGTGTCTGACGATAGCGTCGGCAGCTACTGTACCGGTCAGCTAAACCATTACGGCGTCAACACCGATCATGTGACCCCGGTGGGCGGCGAATACCGCAACTCCCTCGCCTTTTACGAATCCGTTGTCGACGGCCACCGCAATGTGATTTACCGCAACGGCGCGGCAGATTTTCAAATGGATTCTGAGGACGTTTCCAAGGTCGATTACAGCGCGTTCGGCGCACTGATCACCGCAGGCACCGTCTTTGCTGCCGAACCGTCGCGCAGCGCCAGTTTCAAGGCATTTGACCTTGCTAAAGAGCAAGGCCTGCCCATCATCTTCGATGTCGATTACCGGCCCTATTCCTGGCCGTCGGCAGAGGTTGCAGCTGACGTGCTCTCAAGGGCAGCTGCACAAAGCGACATGATTGTCGGCAATGACGAGGAATTCGGTTTCATGGCAGGAAGCTATGACAAGGGTCTCGACAAAGCCCGCGACCTCGCCCGGACAACCGCTTCTTTGGTCATCTATAAAATGGGCGAACACGGCGCGATCACCATTTCTCGCGAGGAGGAATTCAAGACCGGCATCTATCCCGTCGACGCGCTCAAACCGAACGGCGCGGGCGACAGTTTCATGAGCGGCCTCATGACATCAATAGCCGACGGCCACAGCCTGAAGGACTCCGTACTGCGCGGGTCAGCATGTGCGTCCATTGTCGTTGCCAAACCCGGCTGCGCTCCAGCCATGCCCAATCCGTCCGAACTCGAAAAATTTTTGTCTTCCCACCCCGGCCCGACATCCGTTTGA
- a CDS encoding LacI family DNA-binding transcriptional regulator, whose product MAVTLKEVAELAGVSRSAVSRTYTDGASVSDKTRRKVEKAAAKLGYTPNILARGLTTRRTKLIGLISNNFHNPIFLEVFDQFTRQLQESGLRPLLVNLSDETDADASVQMMRQYSVDGVIVASSTLPPGFTKAFKEAGVPVVNSFGRYSTAPEFHIVGIDNVECGRMAAKELVKRGYTRVAFLGGPETATSTQDRFKGFQEELTRHPSVEMTYSYAKAYSFEAGREEMQRLMADGTPADAYFCGDDVLSIGALSAIQDAGQKVPGDIGIIGLNDMEMAGWQNINLTTIRQPVQQIINSSVELIVSMLEDPSRYPEARLFPCSVVERGTLRPAP is encoded by the coding sequence ATGGCCGTCACGTTAAAAGAAGTTGCAGAACTTGCAGGCGTTTCACGCTCAGCAGTCTCACGCACCTATACCGATGGCGCTTCCGTATCTGACAAAACCCGGCGAAAAGTTGAAAAGGCCGCCGCAAAACTCGGCTATACGCCAAACATTTTGGCGCGCGGCCTGACAACCCGGCGGACCAAGCTGATCGGCCTGATCTCCAACAACTTCCACAATCCCATTTTCCTGGAAGTGTTTGATCAATTTACCCGGCAGCTCCAGGAATCCGGTTTGCGCCCACTTCTGGTAAATCTCTCCGATGAGACCGATGCGGATGCATCCGTGCAGATGATGCGCCAGTATTCCGTCGACGGGGTCATTGTTGCTTCTTCAACCCTGCCGCCGGGTTTCACCAAGGCTTTCAAGGAGGCTGGCGTTCCTGTGGTCAACAGTTTTGGCCGGTATTCGACAGCCCCAGAGTTTCATATCGTTGGGATCGACAACGTCGAGTGCGGACGTATGGCCGCCAAGGAATTGGTCAAGCGGGGTTATACGCGCGTTGCCTTTTTGGGCGGCCCTGAAACGGCAACGTCCACCCAGGACCGGTTCAAAGGGTTTCAGGAAGAATTGACCCGCCATCCGTCCGTTGAGATGACTTACAGTTATGCAAAGGCATATTCGTTCGAAGCTGGCCGCGAAGAAATGCAGCGGCTGATGGCGGACGGAACGCCGGCAGACGCTTATTTCTGCGGGGATGATGTTTTGTCGATCGGTGCATTAAGCGCGATTCAGGATGCCGGACAAAAAGTTCCAGGCGATATCGGTATCATCGGCCTCAATGACATGGAAATGGCGGGCTGGCAGAACATCAATCTGACGACGATCCGCCAACCGGTTCAGCAGATCATCAACTCCTCGGTCGAGTTGATTGTCTCTATGCTGGAAGATCCAAGCCGCTATCCGGAAGCGCGCCTTTTTCCCTGCTCCGTCGTTGAACGGGGCACACTGCGGCCGGCTCCGTAA
- a CDS encoding Gfo/Idh/MocA family protein gives MPEIGIGILGGGYMGKAHAVAMSAVGAVFGTTLRPRLEMVSASSHASAEKYRAAYGFQRAARDWQELVADPKVEAIVIASPQSTHRAVAEAAFALNKPVLCEKPMGATLEDSEAMVAAAEKSGCVNMVAYNYIRTPASQYARKLIQDGVIGDVTWFRGEHTEDFYADPQAPATWRTDGDANGTMGDLAPHMINAALALIGPVSSLMAEVERVHENRPGGMVTNDDHAQMMVRFQSGAMGHMYFSRIATGRKMGYAYEISGTKGAIRFDQEDQNALWLYRMEDAEAERGFRKILTGPAHPDYLPFCQGPGHGTGYQDQIIIEAKDFLEAIAKGKPSWPTFRDGLDVKRVVEAAMTSSRTKSWQSVLSK, from the coding sequence ATGCCTGAAATCGGGATCGGAATCCTGGGCGGCGGCTATATGGGTAAGGCTCATGCGGTTGCCATGTCCGCGGTTGGCGCGGTGTTCGGCACCACGCTTCGGCCACGCCTGGAGATGGTCAGCGCCAGTTCGCATGCATCAGCTGAAAAATATCGGGCTGCCTATGGGTTCCAGCGGGCAGCGCGCGATTGGCAGGAACTGGTCGCCGATCCCAAGGTCGAGGCCATCGTAATTGCATCGCCGCAATCTACCCATCGCGCCGTGGCGGAGGCCGCATTTGCGCTGAACAAACCAGTCCTGTGTGAAAAGCCCATGGGGGCAACGCTGGAAGATTCTGAGGCCATGGTTGCCGCCGCTGAAAAGAGCGGCTGCGTCAACATGGTGGCCTATAACTACATCCGCACACCGGCGAGCCAATATGCACGTAAACTCATCCAAGATGGGGTTATCGGCGACGTAACCTGGTTCCGCGGTGAACATACCGAAGATTTTTATGCCGACCCTCAAGCGCCTGCCACCTGGCGGACGGATGGCGATGCCAACGGGACGATGGGGGATTTGGCGCCGCATATGATCAATGCCGCTTTGGCGTTGATCGGCCCAGTCTCTTCTCTGATGGCCGAGGTGGAACGGGTCCACGAAAACCGCCCGGGCGGCATGGTCACCAATGACGACCATGCGCAGATGATGGTGCGGTTCCAGTCCGGGGCCATGGGGCATATGTATTTCAGCCGGATCGCGACCGGCCGGAAGATGGGCTATGCCTACGAGATATCCGGCACAAAGGGCGCGATCCGTTTCGATCAGGAAGATCAAAACGCTTTGTGGCTTTACCGGATGGAGGATGCGGAAGCTGAACGCGGTTTCCGGAAAATCCTGACGGGACCGGCGCATCCCGACTACTTGCCGTTTTGCCAGGGGCCGGGCCACGGGACGGGATATCAAGACCAAATCATCATCGAGGCCAAGGATTTTCTCGAGGCAATCGCCAAAGGCAAACCATCTTGGCCGACATTCCGCGATGGCCTGGATGTCAAGCGTGTTGTGGAAGCGGCCATGACATCGTCTCGTACCAAGTCCTGGCAATCCGTTTTATCAAAGTAA
- the iolD gene encoding 3D-(3,5/4)-trihydroxycyclohexane-1,2-dione acylhydrolase (decyclizing), translating to MSTQTVKLTTAQAIIRYLANQLIEIDGEEIRVCGGGFGIFGHGNVTCLGEALYNHRDDLPLYRGQNEQSMGFAAAAYAKQWLRQRFMFCTASAGPGTSNLLTSAALAHANRLPMLMLCGDTFLTRLPDPVLQQLEHFNNPTLGVNDAFKSVCRYWDRITHPAQIIQSLPAALATMLDPADCGPAFLGLPQDVQGWTYDYPESFFERRVHRIRRTSPDANEIADAAALLKSAERPLIIAGGGVQYSRAVAELTAFAEKHQIPVVETIAGRANLLATHPLNAGPIGVTGSNSANSLAEEADVILAVGTRLQDFTTGSWTAFSQDARFISLNAGRHDAGKHMSLPIVGDAKLGLLALEEAVSGYQSPAAWTQKAADERKAWDAYVAENVAYGNRPNSYAQAIGVVNALCDKRDRVVTAAGGLPAEVTANWRTLDIGTVDVEFGYSCMGYEIAGGWGARIAQSEREPDKDTIIFLGDGSYLLMNSDIYSSVLSQKKLIILVLDNGGFAVINKLQNNTGNESFNNLIEDCPTVPEAFAVDFEAHAAAMGADAETVSNPAELGEAFKRAKAADKTYVICMKVDAYDGWTAEGHTWWEVGTPHITQSARVRDAHVDWESSRSKQRRGI from the coding sequence ATGAGCACCCAAACGGTGAAACTCACGACCGCTCAAGCGATTATCCGCTACCTGGCAAATCAGTTGATCGAGATTGACGGCGAAGAGATCCGGGTCTGCGGCGGTGGGTTTGGCATTTTTGGCCACGGCAATGTCACGTGCCTGGGGGAAGCGCTCTATAATCACCGGGACGACCTGCCGCTTTATCGCGGCCAGAACGAGCAAAGCATGGGGTTTGCCGCTGCAGCCTATGCGAAACAATGGCTGCGTCAGCGTTTCATGTTTTGTACCGCCAGTGCCGGACCTGGAACCTCCAACCTCCTGACGTCAGCCGCTTTGGCGCATGCTAACCGGTTGCCAATGCTGATGCTGTGCGGAGATACCTTTCTCACCCGCCTGCCCGATCCGGTGCTGCAGCAATTGGAGCACTTCAACAATCCGACATTGGGCGTCAATGACGCTTTTAAATCCGTTTGCCGGTATTGGGACCGGATCACACACCCGGCTCAGATTATTCAATCTCTGCCCGCCGCGCTTGCGACCATGCTGGATCCGGCCGACTGCGGCCCTGCTTTCCTGGGACTGCCTCAAGATGTTCAGGGATGGACTTATGACTACCCGGAGAGCTTTTTTGAGCGCCGCGTCCACAGGATCCGCCGGACGTCTCCGGACGCAAACGAAATTGCAGACGCTGCGGCCCTGCTAAAATCCGCTGAGCGCCCGCTGATCATTGCAGGTGGCGGCGTTCAATACAGCCGGGCCGTTGCCGAACTGACGGCGTTTGCCGAAAAACATCAGATCCCCGTCGTCGAAACTATCGCCGGGCGGGCCAACCTCCTGGCTACTCATCCATTAAATGCCGGACCGATTGGCGTCACGGGATCCAACAGCGCCAACTCTCTAGCAGAAGAGGCAGATGTCATTTTGGCAGTCGGCACGCGCCTTCAGGACTTCACCACCGGCTCATGGACCGCCTTTTCTCAAGACGCCCGGTTCATCTCGCTTAATGCTGGACGACACGATGCCGGCAAACACATGTCATTGCCCATTGTTGGGGATGCAAAATTGGGCCTTCTGGCGCTGGAAGAAGCAGTATCGGGTTATCAATCCCCTGCAGCCTGGACGCAAAAGGCAGCCGATGAACGCAAGGCGTGGGATGCCTATGTTGCGGAAAATGTGGCCTACGGGAACCGGCCAAACTCCTATGCGCAGGCCATCGGCGTGGTCAACGCGCTCTGCGACAAACGCGACCGCGTGGTCACGGCTGCCGGCGGACTACCTGCCGAAGTGACAGCCAATTGGCGCACCCTTGATATCGGCACCGTTGATGTGGAATTCGGATATTCCTGCATGGGGTATGAAATAGCCGGCGGCTGGGGCGCGCGCATTGCCCAATCCGAACGGGAACCGGACAAGGACACCATCATTTTCCTCGGTGACGGTTCGTATCTCTTGATGAATTCGGACATCTATTCATCGGTGCTGAGCCAGAAAAAGCTCATCATTCTGGTGCTCGACAATGGCGGTTTTGCCGTCATCAACAAATTGCAGAACAACACCGGCAACGAGAGCTTCAACAACCTGATTGAAGACTGTCCGACGGTACCCGAAGCTTTTGCGGTTGATTTTGAAGCCCATGCGGCCGCAATGGGCGCAGATGCGGAAACGGTCTCCAATCCGGCTGAACTCGGCGAAGCCTTCAAACGCGCCAAGGCAGCTGACAAAACTTATGTCATCTGCATGAAGGTCGATGCCTACGACGGATGGACCGCCGAAGGGCACACCTGGTGGGAAGTCGGCACACCGCACATCACCCAAAGCGCCAGGGTTCGGGATGCCCATGTCGATTGGGAGTCCTCCCGTTCCAAACAGCGCCGGGGGATCTGA
- a CDS encoding 5-deoxy-glucuronate isomerase, which yields MHIAPHDNQNKPIVDADNSTVPLNYFNIVKLKRGEAFQYQVPGYETCIVPATGTVTVNVEGVTFENLGNRGVDVWDGEPEGVYVPAGAKVTLECLSEETETFIAGAKYDKVLDPFDVRTDGIDLVQYGSDDTKTHRKIKHILGQKQHSKVGRLLVSELYTVGQGGWSGFPAHKHDTDRLPDETRHDETYNFRFRPNHGSGVQILQREDGVPGEAFHIMDRSTFVIDKGYHPCAVMPGYEMYYFTILGGLSQRSLVQYFQPTHAYQVETIPGIKDMVAKFK from the coding sequence ATGCATATCGCGCCGCATGACAATCAGAACAAGCCGATCGTCGACGCTGACAATTCAACGGTTCCCCTTAACTATTTCAACATCGTCAAACTAAAAAGGGGCGAAGCCTTTCAGTATCAGGTTCCCGGGTATGAGACCTGCATTGTTCCGGCAACCGGCACCGTCACAGTCAACGTCGAAGGCGTTACCTTCGAGAACCTCGGCAATCGCGGCGTTGATGTTTGGGATGGAGAACCGGAAGGCGTTTATGTGCCGGCTGGGGCAAAAGTCACTTTGGAGTGTCTGTCTGAGGAAACCGAAACCTTCATAGCCGGGGCCAAGTACGACAAGGTTCTGGACCCATTCGACGTCCGAACCGACGGCATCGACTTGGTGCAATACGGCTCTGACGACACCAAAACCCATCGCAAAATCAAACACATTCTGGGCCAAAAACAACATAGCAAGGTCGGCCGCCTGCTGGTGAGTGAGCTCTATACGGTTGGCCAAGGCGGCTGGTCCGGATTTCCGGCACACAAACATGATACCGACCGGTTGCCGGACGAAACCCGGCACGACGAAACCTACAACTTCCGTTTCCGTCCGAACCACGGCTCCGGCGTGCAGATCCTGCAGCGTGAAGATGGTGTTCCCGGCGAAGCGTTCCACATCATGGACCGCTCGACCTTTGTCATCGACAAGGGCTATCACCCCTGCGCCGTCATGCCGGGATATGAAATGTACTATTTCACCATCCTGGGCGGGCTCAGCCAGCGGTCCCTTGTGCAGTATTTTCAGCCAACCCATGCCTATCAGGTTGAGACCATCCCCGGCATCAAGGACATGGTGGCCAAGTTCAAATGA